From one Mycolicibacterium sp. HK-90 genomic stretch:
- the hisH gene encoding imidazole glycerol phosphate synthase subunit HisH yields the protein MTKKVVVLDYGSGNLRSAQRALERTGADVEVTADPGAAAAADGLVVPGVGAFEACMTGLRAIGGEKIIADRVQHGRPVLGVCVGMQILFARGVEFGAESTGCGQWPGSVTRLDAPVIPHMGWNVVDAAAGSTLFKGLDASTRFYFVHSYAAQEWSGHPDALVTWATHNVPFIAAVEDGALAATQFHPEKSGDAGATLLANWVEGL from the coding sequence GTGACAAAGAAAGTCGTCGTCCTGGACTACGGGTCGGGCAATCTGCGCTCGGCCCAGCGGGCGCTGGAACGTACCGGCGCCGACGTCGAGGTCACCGCTGACCCCGGTGCCGCCGCAGCGGCCGACGGTTTGGTGGTGCCCGGTGTCGGGGCGTTCGAGGCGTGCATGACGGGCCTTCGGGCGATCGGTGGCGAGAAGATCATCGCCGACCGTGTGCAGCATGGCCGGCCGGTGCTGGGAGTCTGCGTCGGCATGCAGATCCTGTTCGCCCGCGGGGTGGAGTTCGGCGCGGAGTCCACCGGCTGCGGGCAGTGGCCCGGGTCGGTGACGCGATTGGACGCACCGGTCATCCCGCACATGGGCTGGAACGTCGTCGACGCGGCGGCGGGCAGCACGCTGTTCAAGGGGCTCGACGCGAGCACGCGCTTCTATTTCGTGCATTCGTACGCCGCCCAGGAGTGGTCCGGACATCCGGACGCACTGGTCACCTGGGCGACGCATAACGTGCCGTTCATCGCTGCCGTCGAAGACGGCGCGTTGGCCGCCACGCAATTTCATCCGGAGAAGAGCGGCGACGCCGGGGCGACGCTGCTCGCGAATTGGGTTGAGGGACTGTGA
- a CDS encoding histidinol-phosphate transaminase, producing the protein MSAQDVTLADLPLRENLRGKSPYGAPQLVVPVRLNTNENPHPPTQALIDDVAASVRDAAAELHRYPDRDAVALRTDLAAYLTGATGVQLTVDNVWAANGSNEILQQLLQAFGGPGRTAIGFVPSYSMHPIISDGTQTEWLQAARAEDFGLAVDVAVAAVQERTPDVVFVASPNNPSGQSVSIEDLRRLLQAMSGGILIVDEAYGEFSSQPSAVTLIDEFPTKLIVTRTMSKAFAFAGGRLGYLAAAPAVIDALLLVRLPYHLSVLTQAAACAALRHADDTLASVATLAAERDRVSAELTRLGYRVIPSDANFVLFGEFADAPATWQRYLDKGILIRDVGIPGFLRTTIGLAEENDAFLAASADLAPTELQPANSPVGAS; encoded by the coding sequence ATGAGCGCCCAGGACGTGACGCTGGCCGATCTGCCGCTGCGCGAGAACCTGCGCGGGAAATCGCCCTACGGCGCACCGCAACTGGTGGTGCCGGTGCGGCTGAACACCAACGAGAATCCGCACCCGCCGACCCAGGCCCTGATCGACGATGTGGCCGCGTCCGTGCGCGATGCCGCGGCCGAGCTGCACCGCTATCCCGATCGCGACGCGGTGGCGTTGCGCACCGACCTGGCCGCCTACCTCACCGGGGCCACCGGGGTGCAACTCACCGTCGACAACGTCTGGGCGGCCAACGGTTCCAACGAGATCCTGCAGCAGCTGTTGCAGGCCTTCGGTGGGCCCGGACGCACCGCGATCGGGTTCGTGCCGTCGTACTCGATGCACCCGATCATCTCGGACGGAACTCAGACCGAATGGTTGCAGGCCGCCCGGGCCGAGGATTTCGGCCTTGCCGTAGACGTCGCGGTCGCCGCGGTTCAGGAACGCACACCCGATGTGGTGTTCGTCGCGAGCCCGAACAACCCGTCGGGCCAGAGTGTTTCGATCGAGGACCTGCGGCGTCTGTTGCAGGCGATGTCGGGCGGCATCTTGATCGTCGACGAGGCCTACGGCGAATTCTCCTCGCAGCCAAGCGCGGTCACCCTGATCGACGAGTTCCCGACCAAACTGATCGTCACCCGCACGATGAGCAAGGCATTCGCGTTCGCCGGTGGCCGGCTCGGTTATCTGGCCGCCGCCCCGGCGGTGATCGACGCCTTGTTGCTGGTGCGTCTGCCGTATCACCTGTCCGTGCTCACCCAGGCCGCAGCGTGTGCGGCACTGCGCCACGCCGACGACACCCTGGCCAGTGTCGCCACGCTGGCCGCCGAACGTGACCGGGTGAGCGCCGAATTGACCCGTCTCGGGTACCGGGTCATTCCCAGCGATGCCAACTTCGTGCTGTTCGGCGAGTTCGCCGACGCACCCGCCACCTGGCAGCGCTACCTGGACAAGGGAATCCTGATCCGCGACGTCGGCATCCCCGGTTTCCTGCGCACCACGATCGGCCTGGCCGAGGAGAACGACGCGTTTCTGGCCGCCAGCGCCGATCTGGCCCCGACCGAACTTCAGCCCGCCAACAGCCCGGTAGGAGCATCGTGA
- the hisI gene encoding phosphoribosyl-AMP cyclohydrolase — MALDPEIAKRLKRTADGLFSAVAQERSTGQVLMVAWMDDDALARTLETREATYFSRSRGEQWVKGLTSGHTQYVHSVRLDCDGDTVLLEVDQVGAACHTGAHTCFDADVLLPDG; from the coding sequence ATGGCTCTCGATCCCGAAATCGCCAAGCGCCTCAAGCGCACCGCCGACGGGCTGTTCAGTGCCGTGGCGCAGGAGCGGTCGACCGGCCAGGTCCTGATGGTCGCCTGGATGGACGACGATGCATTGGCCCGAACCCTGGAAACCCGTGAGGCCACCTACTTTTCGCGGTCCCGCGGCGAGCAGTGGGTCAAGGGCCTGACCTCGGGGCACACGCAGTACGTGCACTCGGTCCGCCTGGACTGCGACGGCGACACGGTGTTGCTTGAGGTCGATCAGGTCGGCGCGGCCTGCCATACCGGTGCTCACACCTGCTTTGACGCGGACGTGCTGCTGCCCGACGGCTGA
- a CDS encoding N-6 DNA methylase yields the protein MTDTAATRKARGAFFTPPEISRYLARWAIRSADDEVFEPAAGEAAFVVEAVTRLRDLGAVQPRVDGVELHAASAATARRRAAAAGGAARIKIADFFTIEPRDHYTSVIGNPPYIRYQDFRGATRAQSRRAALKAGVTLSGLASSWAAFTVHAALFLKPGGRLALVLPAELLSVNYAAAVRKFLFDRFTSVELVMFDEQVFPEAEADVVLLLADGYGGGPCGHAVIHRARNASSLTSELAQRRWSPRDPADKWVSGLIGNAPVDALHGLHDDGHFSTLEAWGDTTLGMVTGNNSFFALSPDRVRELGLRRSDLLPLSPPGSAHLRGLTLSAEQLARLGEDGRSIHLFRPAGTPSAAAQRYIDAGHAAGVHLAYKCRVRRPWYLVPLVSPADLLLTCMNADTPRLVTNRAKAHHLNSVHGVYLRDGLRTLGRDLLGLAALNSVTVLHAEIVGRSYGGGILKIEPREADRWLVPSPELVAARSDELRAVRRRVGTLLERGRLLDATRVVDDALGLPDHIALEPVRTARDSLATRRTVRSRRAR from the coding sequence GTGACCGACACCGCCGCGACCCGCAAAGCGCGCGGTGCGTTCTTCACCCCACCCGAGATCTCGCGTTACCTGGCCCGCTGGGCAATCCGGTCCGCCGACGATGAGGTCTTCGAACCGGCGGCCGGTGAGGCGGCCTTCGTGGTGGAGGCGGTCACCCGGCTGAGGGATTTGGGTGCCGTCCAGCCCAGAGTCGACGGGGTCGAACTCCACGCGGCCAGCGCGGCCACTGCCCGCAGGCGTGCCGCCGCGGCCGGCGGCGCGGCTCGGATCAAGATAGCCGATTTCTTCACGATCGAACCGCGGGACCACTACACCTCGGTTATCGGTAACCCGCCCTACATCCGCTATCAGGATTTCCGGGGTGCCACCCGCGCGCAGTCGCGCCGCGCCGCGCTCAAGGCCGGTGTCACGCTGTCGGGGCTGGCATCGAGTTGGGCCGCATTCACCGTGCATGCCGCACTGTTTCTCAAGCCGGGGGGTCGCCTGGCACTCGTGTTGCCCGCCGAGTTGCTCAGTGTCAACTACGCGGCCGCGGTGCGGAAGTTCCTGTTCGACCGGTTCACCAGTGTCGAGTTGGTGATGTTCGACGAGCAGGTGTTTCCCGAGGCGGAAGCCGACGTGGTGCTGCTGCTGGCCGACGGCTATGGGGGCGGTCCGTGTGGCCACGCGGTCATCCATCGCGCCCGCAATGCCAGTTCGCTGACATCTGAACTCGCACAACGGCGTTGGTCACCCCGTGATCCGGCAGACAAGTGGGTCAGCGGGCTGATCGGCAACGCGCCGGTGGATGCGCTCCACGGTCTGCATGACGATGGGCACTTCAGCACCCTTGAGGCCTGGGGTGACACCACCTTGGGCATGGTGACCGGCAACAACAGCTTCTTCGCGCTGTCCCCGGACCGCGTGCGTGAACTCGGTCTGCGGCGCTCCGACCTGTTGCCGTTGTCGCCGCCAGGGAGTGCGCATCTGCGCGGCCTGACGCTGTCCGCCGAGCAGTTGGCCAGACTGGGGGAGGACGGGCGATCGATTCATCTGTTCCGCCCCGCCGGAACACCGTCGGCCGCCGCACAACGCTACATCGACGCCGGTCACGCCGCCGGCGTGCACCTGGCCTACAAGTGCCGGGTGCGCCGGCCCTGGTACTTGGTCCCGCTGGTGAGCCCGGCCGACCTGCTGTTGACGTGCATGAACGCCGACACCCCGCGGCTGGTCACCAATCGGGCCAAGGCGCACCACCTCAACTCGGTGCACGGCGTGTACCTGCGTGACGGGTTGCGGACACTGGGTCGCGACCTGCTGGGCCTGGCCGCACTGAACTCGGTGACGGTGCTGCACGCCGAGATCGTCGGCCGTTCCTACGGCGGCGGCATCCTCAAGATCGAACCCCGCGAGGCCGATCGTTGGCTGGTTCCGTCGCCCGAACTGGTTGCCGCTCGCTCCGATGAGTTGCGGGCGGTGCGTCGGCGCGTTGGGACGCTGTTGGAGCGCGGCAGGCTGCTCGACGCGACCCGTGTTGTCGACGACGCGTTGGGCCTTCCGGACCACATTGCATTGGAACCGGTTCGGACGGCGCGCGATTCATTGGCGACACGCCGGACGGTAAGGTCTCGGCGTGCCCGCTGA
- the priA gene encoding bifunctional 1-(5-phosphoribosyl)-5-((5-phosphoribosylamino)methylideneamino)imidazole-4-carboxamide isomerase/phosphoribosylanthranilate isomerase PriA, producing the protein MILLPAVDVVDGKAVRLVQGKAGSETDYGSALEAAQAWQRDGAEWIHLVDLDAAFGRGSNRELLADLVGKLDVKVELSGGIRDDDSLKAAMDTGCARVNIGTAALESPEWCRGAIAEYGDRVAVGLDVQFENGSWRLRGRGWETDGGDLWEVLDRLDREGCSRYVVTDVTKDGTLTGPNLELLAAVAGRTDAPVIASGGVSSLDDLRAIATLTGHGVEGAIVGKALYAQRFTLPQALAAVSG; encoded by the coding sequence CTGATTCTGCTGCCGGCCGTCGATGTGGTCGACGGCAAGGCCGTGCGTCTGGTGCAGGGGAAGGCCGGCAGTGAGACCGACTACGGCTCGGCGCTGGAGGCCGCGCAGGCCTGGCAGCGGGACGGCGCCGAGTGGATCCACCTGGTCGACCTGGACGCCGCGTTCGGCCGGGGTAGCAACCGTGAACTCCTCGCCGACCTGGTCGGCAAGCTCGACGTGAAAGTCGAACTGTCCGGTGGCATCCGGGACGATGACTCGCTCAAGGCGGCCATGGACACCGGCTGCGCCCGGGTGAACATCGGCACCGCCGCTCTGGAGAGTCCCGAGTGGTGCCGTGGCGCCATCGCCGAATACGGCGACCGGGTGGCAGTCGGACTGGACGTGCAGTTCGAGAACGGCAGCTGGCGCCTGCGCGGTCGCGGCTGGGAGACCGACGGCGGCGACCTGTGGGAGGTCCTGGATCGTCTTGATCGCGAAGGGTGTTCGCGTTACGTCGTCACCGACGTCACCAAGGACGGCACGCTGACCGGGCCGAACCTGGAACTGCTCGCAGCGGTCGCCGGCCGCACCGACGCCCCGGTGATCGCCTCGGGCGGGGTGTCGAGCCTCGATGATCTGCGGGCGATCGCGACCCTCACCGGTCACGGTGTGGAGGGTGCGATCGTCGGGAAGGCGCTTTACGCGCAGCGATTCACTCTGCCGCAGGCGTTGGCCGCGGTCAGCGGATAG
- a CDS encoding inositol monophosphatase has protein sequence MAEVGALDPSKLAALVDAATEILDAASVPFIAGHRADSAVSKQGNDFATEVDLAIERQVVRALTEATGIGVHGEEFGGEPIDSPLVWVLDPIDGTFNYAAGSPMAAILLGLLADGEPVAGLTWLPFTGQRYSALVGGPVRDNGTALPPLGSPTLTDSIVGIQTFNIDSRGRFPGRYRVEVLSNLSRVCSRVRMHGATGVDLAYVAAGILGGAISFGHHIWDHAAGVALVRAAGGIVTDLAGEPWTATSKSALAAAPGVHERMLEIVKSAGNPEDYL, from the coding sequence ATAGCGGAGGTGGGCGCCCTGGATCCGTCGAAGCTGGCCGCACTGGTCGACGCGGCAACTGAGATTCTCGATGCGGCGTCGGTGCCGTTCATCGCCGGGCACCGCGCTGATTCTGCGGTCAGCAAGCAGGGCAACGACTTCGCCACGGAAGTTGATCTCGCGATCGAGCGACAGGTGGTGCGGGCGCTGACCGAGGCCACCGGGATCGGGGTCCACGGCGAAGAATTCGGCGGTGAGCCGATCGATTCGCCGCTGGTGTGGGTGCTCGACCCGATCGACGGCACCTTCAACTACGCGGCCGGGTCGCCGATGGCGGCCATCCTGCTCGGCCTGCTGGCCGACGGCGAGCCGGTGGCCGGTCTGACCTGGCTGCCGTTCACCGGACAGCGGTACTCGGCGCTGGTAGGCGGTCCGGTGCGCGACAACGGCACCGCGCTGCCGCCGCTGGGGTCGCCGACGCTGACCGATTCGATCGTCGGGATCCAGACCTTCAACATCGACTCCCGCGGCCGGTTCCCCGGCCGGTACCGCGTCGAGGTGCTGTCCAATCTGAGCCGGGTGTGCTCGCGGGTGCGGATGCACGGCGCCACCGGGGTGGACCTGGCTTACGTCGCCGCCGGGATCCTGGGCGGGGCCATCAGTTTCGGGCACCACATCTGGGACCACGCGGCCGGAGTGGCATTGGTTCGCGCCGCCGGAGGCATCGTGACCGACCTGGCCGGCGAGCCGTGGACGGCCACGTCCAAGTCGGCGCTCGCCGCCGCTCCCGGCGTGCACGAGCGCATGCTGGAAATCGTGAAATCCGCTGGCAATCCGGAGGACTACCTGTGA
- a CDS encoding HNH endonuclease signature motif containing protein has product MFETDASWELVLCISDSVSEEAILMASRMAMIGELLNRRIDEVAFEDDDPGHMVLTGFARTVAEVGAAMHLAPSAASQVVSQAESLTNRLPQVASVLRLGKIDWSSVAVIIAHTELVVDGPILARLDAALAERIAGWMSWSRKRVTNAVDSLVQELDPDAIAERERAERGRYVRVKPAGDGTVRLEGVLTARAGAVFDQRVTELANEVCTQDPRTLAQRRSDAIEALAENRPMRCRCGRAECVQAQPAEPGPVRVVINVIAPQSALLGGRQPAYIAGYGVIDAEQLGDLAQQATLRILQAPDVPTGDALRYHPSGALARWIRCRDVTCRFPGCDRPADNCDVDHTVPFDHRHPENGGLTVPWNLKCLCRQHHRLKTFHDGWRDRQLPDGTVIWTSPTGHTYQTSPGATEIFAPEGRRRRAPRRTMPTSRAARVAQRRAKNARLRPVNAEARRVRQARSREMWRRQQRNRMRATLTLFKGDDLSSSPFARWINEPPEPENLPATWQPPPRDPGPDEPPF; this is encoded by the coding sequence ATGTTCGAAACCGACGCCTCCTGGGAGCTGGTGCTGTGCATCAGTGACTCGGTGTCGGAGGAGGCCATATTGATGGCATCTCGGATGGCGATGATCGGTGAACTGCTCAACCGGCGCATCGACGAGGTCGCGTTTGAGGACGACGATCCCGGCCACATGGTGTTGACCGGGTTTGCCCGGACAGTCGCCGAAGTGGGAGCGGCGATGCATCTCGCGCCGTCGGCGGCGTCACAGGTGGTGTCGCAGGCAGAATCGTTGACCAATCGACTACCGCAGGTGGCGAGCGTTTTGAGGCTCGGCAAGATCGATTGGAGCTCGGTGGCGGTGATCATCGCCCACACAGAGCTGGTCGTCGACGGTCCGATCCTGGCTCGGCTGGATGCGGCATTGGCCGAGCGGATCGCGGGGTGGATGTCGTGGTCCCGTAAGCGGGTGACGAATGCCGTCGACTCCCTGGTGCAGGAGCTCGATCCCGACGCGATTGCCGAGCGGGAGCGCGCTGAGCGTGGCAGATATGTTCGGGTGAAGCCCGCGGGCGACGGCACCGTGCGGTTGGAGGGCGTGCTCACCGCGCGGGCGGGCGCGGTTTTCGACCAAAGGGTGACAGAGCTGGCCAATGAGGTGTGCACGCAGGATCCTCGGACACTTGCCCAGCGGCGATCTGATGCGATCGAGGCGCTGGCTGAGAATCGGCCGATGCGATGCCGGTGCGGGCGGGCCGAGTGCGTGCAGGCGCAGCCGGCCGAGCCGGGACCGGTCCGGGTGGTCATCAACGTGATCGCCCCGCAGTCCGCACTACTCGGCGGGCGGCAGCCGGCCTACATCGCCGGGTACGGCGTGATCGATGCGGAGCAACTAGGGGATTTGGCGCAGCAGGCCACCTTGCGGATCCTGCAGGCTCCCGACGTGCCCACCGGTGACGCCTTGCGGTACCACCCCTCCGGGGCCTTGGCGCGATGGATCCGGTGCCGCGACGTCACCTGCCGCTTCCCTGGATGTGACCGGCCCGCGGACAATTGCGACGTCGACCACACGGTCCCGTTCGATCATCGTCATCCCGAAAACGGCGGCCTGACCGTACCGTGGAATCTGAAATGTCTTTGCCGTCAACATCATCGGTTGAAGACGTTTCATGATGGGTGGCGAGATCGACAACTGCCCGATGGAACGGTCATCTGGACATCGCCGACCGGACACACCTACCAGACCAGCCCTGGCGCGACTGAGATCTTTGCACCTGAGGGTCGGCGTCGGCGGGCTCCGCGCCGCACCATGCCGACCTCTCGTGCGGCGCGTGTTGCGCAGCGGCGGGCCAAAAATGCGAGGTTGCGTCCCGTCAACGCCGAAGCCCGCCGCGTGCGGCAGGCCCGATCCCGGGAAATGTGGCGCCGTCAGCAACGCAACCGTATGCGCGCCACCTTGACCTTGTTCAAAGGTGACGATCTCAGTTCCAGCCCGTTCGCCCGATGGATCAACGAACCGCCCGAACCTGAGAACCTTCCCGCGACGTGGCAACCACCGCCGCGCGACCCCGGTCCTGACGAACCACCATTTTGA
- the hisB gene encoding imidazoleglycerol-phosphate dehydratase HisB, with product MTRRAKVERKTRESDIVVEIDLDGTGVVDIDTGVPFFDHMLTALGTHASFDLTVHAKGDIEIEGHHTIEDTAIVLGQALGQALGDKKGIRRFGDAFIPMDESLAHAAVDVSGRPYFVHTGEPEFMVEFTIAGSSAPYHTVINRHVFESLAFNARIALHVRTLYGRDPHHITEAQYKAVARALRQAVEYDARVTGVPSTKGTL from the coding sequence GTGACCCGTCGCGCGAAAGTCGAACGTAAGACCAGGGAATCCGACATCGTCGTCGAGATCGATCTGGACGGCACCGGAGTCGTCGACATCGACACCGGTGTGCCGTTCTTCGATCACATGCTGACTGCGCTGGGCACCCACGCCAGCTTCGACCTGACCGTGCACGCCAAGGGCGACATCGAGATCGAAGGCCACCACACGATCGAGGACACCGCGATCGTGCTGGGCCAGGCACTGGGGCAGGCCCTCGGTGACAAGAAGGGGATCCGCCGGTTCGGCGATGCTTTCATCCCGATGGACGAATCTCTCGCGCACGCCGCGGTCGATGTGTCCGGCCGGCCCTACTTCGTGCACACCGGTGAACCGGAGTTCATGGTGGAATTCACCATTGCCGGGTCCAGCGCGCCGTACCACACGGTGATCAACCGGCACGTCTTCGAATCGCTGGCCTTCAACGCTCGCATCGCCTTGCATGTGCGTACGTTGTACGGCCGCGACCCGCACCACATCACCGAGGCACAGTACAAGGCGGTGGCTCGCGCCCTGCGACAGGCCGTCGAGTACGACGCCCGGGTCACTGGCGTTCCGTCGACCAAAGGCACTCTGTGA
- the hisF gene encoding imidazole glycerol phosphate synthase subunit HisF, which produces MSTISDVATRVIPCLDVDAGRVVKGVNFENLRDAGDPVELAAAYDAEGADELTFLDVTASSSGRSTMLEVVKRTAEQVFIPLTVGGGVRSVDDVDVLLRAGADKVSVNTAAIARPELLAEMARQFGSQCIVLSVDARTVPAGEQPTASGWEVTTHGGRRGTGIDAIEWAARGAELGVGEILLNSMDRDGTKAGFDLPMLRAVRAAVGVPVIASGGAGAVADFAPAVQAGADAVLAASVFHFRELTIAEVKAAMAAEGIVVR; this is translated from the coding sequence GTGAGCACCATCAGTGATGTCGCGACGAGGGTCATCCCGTGCCTCGACGTCGACGCCGGCCGGGTGGTCAAGGGCGTCAACTTCGAGAACCTGCGCGACGCGGGCGATCCCGTCGAACTCGCCGCTGCCTACGACGCGGAGGGCGCCGACGAACTGACCTTCCTCGACGTGACCGCGTCCTCGTCGGGGCGGTCCACCATGCTCGAGGTGGTCAAGCGCACCGCCGAGCAGGTCTTCATCCCCCTGACCGTCGGCGGCGGCGTCCGCTCCGTCGACGACGTCGACGTGCTGCTGCGCGCCGGCGCCGACAAGGTGTCGGTGAACACCGCCGCGATCGCCCGGCCCGAACTGCTGGCCGAGATGGCCCGCCAGTTCGGTTCGCAGTGCATCGTGCTCAGCGTCGACGCCCGCACCGTGCCGGCCGGCGAGCAGCCCACCGCGTCGGGGTGGGAAGTGACCACGCACGGTGGGCGCCGCGGCACCGGGATCGACGCGATCGAATGGGCAGCCCGCGGGGCCGAGCTCGGCGTCGGCGAGATTCTGCTCAACTCGATGGACCGTGACGGCACCAAGGCCGGGTTCGACCTGCCGATGCTGCGCGCGGTGCGTGCCGCGGTGGGGGTCCCGGTGATCGCCAGCGGTGGTGCCGGCGCGGTGGCCGACTTCGCACCCGCCGTGCAGGCCGGTGCCGACGCGGTGCTGGCCGCCAGCGTGTTCCATTTCCGGGAACTGACCATCGCCGAGGTCAAGGCGGCGATGGCGGCGGAAGGGATTGTGGTGCGGTAA